The following is a genomic window from Danaus plexippus chromosome 28, MEX_DaPlex, whole genome shotgun sequence.
CCTCTCCTAGTGGGTCACAGGACAGAGTGTTCGGGTCGACATCGTGGTAATCAAATGCTGATAGGGATTGTTTGGGTTCAACGGCACCAGCAGATGCGCTGACGATGACGAACAGCAGAATCTTTCCTGTAATAAGATATTCTCAATTGTAttgtcatacatatatataattctactgGACTATTAAACGTTGGGACCgatttgaatgaatatttGTGTAGCGCCACAGATGGTTTAGATTCACACATCAGTCCGGCAGATGGCGCTGCAGTCGCTATGTAGGTTATTAAATGGAAAGGCTGTGACGTAAGTTActatatgttatgttataacaCACCTTATACAGTCCTCTCTGACAAAAACTCCGATGTTCTCACAGACGGAGTCGCAGGCAGGctagtgtattataaatacttaaaaccgATTCTACGATTGCTTTCTACGAAAGCTTTAACTTTCTCGGAATCGAGTAATGTTATGGAGCTATTTatcaaaagttataattatatttataaaataaaattatgcttCGACTTGGAAAACGCTGACACGGAGGTTGCAGGTTCGGATCTCGTTCGTGTctatgatttttgttattctttgttattttattacatttttaatctatttattaaaacattgaagTTGTAAAGCACAAAGttaattagtattaataatCACGTGTCTTCATCAGTTGAAAGGTTGCttcatacaaacaaaaatctgTGGTTTTAtagacacaaaaaaataatttaaaatcactttcaaatatatatagatatgtgttaaattaaattaatataaaacaagagCGCTATAGATTGAATATTTCATTAGTGCTgtaaaaacaaagttaataTCCGCAGTTTagttgtgaaatataaaaaaaaaaactcgcaAAAGTTGCTTCCTGTCAATGTCGTATGAAGTAAACATAATAATCAATTGAGCTTCTGTTGACTCATCGTAGAGACGCTAATGTAAAAACGTTGTTAtccgaaaaatttataatcggtatattgatataaatcaattgatttaatatttaacgacGCCCAACtcacattaaatattgaatttttcaaaCCTACCACAACGAAtgcttaattatattagtttaatagtcttttttctatttatatatttaatggtaaatttttcaactatacatttttttttatgaaacataaatttgattgtaacttacttaaaagttttagaaaaaaaaatgtctatgtGACATTGTTTAAGCAATAAtgtgtatataatgaaaaaaaaattgttttatttgtagtataatattgttacgtatctaattaaaattatatatgttttatgaatcAATGTTTTCCAATCCAACTTCCTGTCGAGATAGATACATTACAcagacaataaattaaatgaagtaaTGACAGtgatgacataaaattttaaatttattaaaaaataaatctggtgtcgttttttgtaacaattttttgtacCTATaccacaatatataattataattttactagtCCAttagtgaattaatttttataagtataaagaGCCCGATATTCGTTTTTCGCTTAAGCCcgacttataataaaataacctaaTTTGTGTtcgtttattaattgaaaacctAACTACCACAAATAAGAATAGTAATTTTCCTTaatgtaagtaaattatttgagtttttctcttgacatttttttacggagcaatttattttttgacattaCTTAAcatgaatgaatttatttcaataagaaaaaaatatggttaaCTATGGTTGAAGACAAACTGGATTGATAATATTGGTATAACAAAGATAACCACAGATTGTAATTAAACATGTGTAGAGCGTTGTTATCTTTGATCAgaattatcaaaaatgtaaTTGATTGGACGGACTCGGCctgttatgaataatttatgaaatattgttcTTCTTTCTAAAGTGAATATTCTATATcaatagcaaaatattttgtaacggAAATAACGTGTTTATCAAGAAACTTATtgcagttatatttttttattttataatacctatTAGGTAATGTCTTTATGTCGCCCTAAGAAGTTTTGCTTATTAGGGATCTATTTAAGGACTTAAATACTTGACTTTTCAAAGGAAATCCAGCTGTAATAGATATTTTGCCTATATATTGTGGTTGAAATACCACCGAGCGTCCACAAATATAAGAACTCACAAGTATTTGTAGAATTAAACTTTTTCCTCGATAAATAGTTAACATATCCGCAGAATATTGTTCACCTGTCATTATTCATtgcaagtttaaaaattacatatgtcGTATAACGGTACGAACGTATagctatacaaaaatatttacaattgagTTACAATGAAGCGTTTTaccacaaatatattatatcaatataagaaatcacatataatttatcatagaGACGATCTAAAAACCTTTGCGGTGTTTTAACAATTGATTTAGACTGATTAtagatgtaattttatattaaagacgCCGCCCTTTTCATTTtttgcatattaaataatttatgaggcatttgttcattattattagaCGAGGTTCCTGTTTTATGCGTGAACTCATATCTTGCGTctgttaacattataataatctttcatttatcttatatatagactcggtttaagttatttaacaattatacgAGGAAATCCAttcttacaattaaatttagttaaaaattacatgaaaaatGTATGGCAACCTTTGTGTGTTAAgctataatcattatttaataattgcgAACCATACGCAATACTAGAAttggtatattattattttttatcacaataaaaCTGCAAGGATTTATTTACGTGCATgagtaacttaataaaaaggtTCTATATATGGTGGTAGGTCTGTTTCATTATCGTAATTTATGAATAGATTTcagatttctttttgtttttttcacattttttcgTATGtaaattcaaagttttttacataataattccttttttaagtATGACTATTAACTTGAATTATTCCAGATATTAATTACGCATTAaatcaaagtaaaaataaaacaattaacatattaacaaataaaaaatatataaaattaatatagaaatagtaatttatgaaacagttaagaactaaaaataaaattttaataatggctGAACATgtgaacattatttaaaacatcagtCAGCAAATTATGAAGACCTTAAATCTGTCTTTAAATCCTCAAAAGCAGTAATACATTAATAGGAGTGTGAAATTTTCTCACTCatgatgaattaaattttataaagagttactaaaatatgaaataaaagtatccgTACCTACGTAATTATAAATCTGTCGGtgattaaatagaataattttaatactggTTTTAAGATTTcccttatataaaattgttccaAAGAATGTCTAACTCTGAAGAGTAATGAgtcatgtaataataaataatttaaacatatataaaaattttgttagtaatgacattatttattataatgtatataaggaGATGAATTCCGAGAATCCAAGTCAATGAGAACCAGTTCATAATGTGTCAAActgataaatcaaattattatctgtcaagctaaaagaaataacaagatagctttatttgtatttttgtgttttaaattttcttatacatatagtgaaattcaatattaaatagaactCCTCtccgtaaaaattttaaatattgatccCGTAAAATGTCTCCAAAACCTAAAAGCGATggtaagaaaacaaaaaagctACAAAATATGAGAGATCAGTTCTTTAAGGAGTTTTATGCTAAAGGGGAAGTTTTAGTTGATACACCAGaagatgatataaaaattgtcgAAACAACTAAATCAACTTGTGAAACTGTTGATCTAGACGATAGTTTTAGCATAGATGACCTTTTGGCAAAATATACAACGAAAGAAGCAGTGAAAACAAATAAGCGTACTAAAAACGCGGTAAAAAGAAAGAAGAACTTTCGCGAGAGTGACTGTGACGATCTTGAATATGTGATACCACCAATCAAGACACGCAGAGCATCAAAGAAACtcttaaaatgtaatgaaacaaacgattcaattataataatcacagACGACTTACCACAAATAATAACAGACACGAATAATACAACTAAACCCAAacgaaaaagaaaaacaaacgcCAAAGATAGTATTAAACCGGTAACAGATGAAGTGCAACAAATTACCAGTGGAAGAAACGGGGGACGTAATAGGAGAAAAAAAGTATCACAGCCCGATCAACCGGCGATCGTACCAGGTACTACAACGAGAAGTAGTCCAAGATTTAGAACCAGAATGACTGCAACTTTAAGAGCGGCACCAACAGAGGAATACCCGACAATAACAATCGGAAACCTAGCAGAATATCCAGACAATTCAAGAAATGTCCCACTGTTTACAGAAAAAATGAACGAGGTTATAGATTTAGATGATTATTCAGATGAAAATGAGGAATTATCCGTCAAAGTGTATTGGAAGAATCACGAAGTGCATAGATTCAATATACGGAGATTTCAAAAgctaaagaatatatttgaacACTTTTCCGATAAGGAGAATGTGGGGCAGAACCAGTTGCTCTTTACTTATGATGACGCTATCATCAAACCTGACGATACGCCAGAATCCATAGGCTACAATATAGCCAAATTTATAGACGGAGGTGTTGTAAATCGGACGATTAATCTCAATAGAGACAAACCTACAAGTAAAGAAAAGGGCATCAAAATAAAGtttcaattcaaaaatatcaaaaagccCTACGAAATATATGTTGAACCCGACGAGAAATTATCAGTAGCCTTTATAAAATGTGCTGAGCACTTAGAGATCCCGCTACATAAAGTAAAATTCCAATTCGATGGGGACTATATAACAGGTAAATAAgactgatattaaatattagtatgCTAGGATGTACGAACGTTTGTTGGGCTGTTctttaaaaactactgaactGGTTTCAATGAAACTATGTATAGTGAAACGACAGACAAGGACATGTTCTTGTTAAGCCATTACAGACTAAACATTGCTGATGTTCGATCaacaaatcttatttttttatacactatCGTTTTCACTCCGGCTATAAATGCAGATAAAGTCGCTGGCAAaagttataacatatatatacaaagttgttttattttatcaatttcaattaaattagcCTTAATCGAGTTCAGTGGCATTTTAAGACTTTGACTATTTGAGGGTTTACCTctatgaaaatgtaataagGAACTCGGGAGGAGAGTTAacgaagtaaaaaattataaattgacagaaaaaataacaaaaaaattttgtatataacaaaaaaatgaaatatattttattaaaagaaaaaaatatagttctgaagaaaaatttattttactataccGAGACtatttgatttagattataaattacttcatatatatatatatatatgtgtgtgttttgtcacttgaaataaacaataattacaaagaaagATTATTGAAATCTTGTAtttaagatgaaataaaaatgttcactttgtgaaaatattattaattgacatTTTTAGAGATATTCCTCATGCAAAATTGGTTAAAACATCTTTCACAGCAGCCGAGTGTTTagagaagatttttttatctgtgtttatttgtttccAGGTAAGCAAACATCGAGGGAACTTGAATTTGAAGGTGGAGAATGCATTGATGTTAAGatagatgaaaaataaatttgttttaatgttaattaaatatattgtatgatattattattttttttgctttattttaatattatatagtaaagaAGAAACCTTTAAAAAgacagatacatatatatatgtatgtgtaatgtataatatttattaatagacccgtgtgaaaaaaatttcatacattaaGTAATACcacatttttacttaaaatgtgagaaatatcacaataactatattatttatcattgatAAGTGCATTTTTCTCGtccattatacaaaatatttcatcgtGCGTTATTATTCTTAGACCGAACTGGCTTTGTTAACTTAAATACCTGCAGTTTCAACGTGTATCATCCAGAAATCGTATATCTATATAACAGTAATTTCAAAGATTATTTGTTGtgtattgtattataacttACAACATTTAATGTTTAGGTTCACGTAACTCGTAATGTATCCGTCGATATACATGAATAACAGAAAAGCATCGTAAgaactgttataaataaaatttctattattatattaatgatcctgttttcaatataaattatttataattagccTTATGAAATTCAACCgcttaaattaaacattttataagagtaaaatattatgaaatgacAGATAACTtattacagattatatattattaaaaaaatatattttttaattaatatcgaaAAACTATCGATATAATGTCAGTATAtagtcattttatataatatattttttaaccagttacagattaaatttaatgctcaagttaaggtttaaattattttaggaaGCCGTAAATGAGTATATTTATTCAGTTAAATcaatatgaatgaaattaaaactcacattatttatgtttaaaagtgttaccatttaaaaagtttaaattagatacgtaatagtaaaataaaatagtgtttTCACTAACTATCAACACATTAaccctttaaaatatattgcctaaaattttgtttatttatcagCGATAATAACGTAGCTAGTAAATTAAaggattaataaatatatcgcaCATAtcatgtaacatttaaattgaattcggagattaaatatattaaaagacttAAAAACTTTACATAGAAAGATTAAAATGTGGAAACATACTCCAGTAAACCGCTAGGTGGATGTGATATTATGTGTAGCTCAGTATTTAAATAGCATCACAGATAATGTTAAGAACGAGTTAtgccaatattttattttagtaacaaaacaaataaatttataaagtctatgggaataaaatgataaatgtctttattataaacaaattggttcaacaattatttaccgaacaatatattttgctaaAATATAGCTTGAAGTTTCTATGTAATGTCAAAGTTCACGAATTAATTCAACAATATCAACTCACCtatcatatttgtaatttgtaagTTTCTAACAACACTAAGCAACACGGAATGAActacaaataatttctttcctgtctttttatataatattttttagtatctAACTAGCAGAGTCATACTACTTTACTCGCCGATGAAGATTATAGTTTCTTATCTATTCACCTATACTTTTCtccgtaaaaaataatagatcgAATTTggaaatgataaaatacatgaatttaatttaaacttaaaaataataataattgcaaaggagtttcaattcaaatcaaaacaaataaacagacataaagaaatcattaatttgatatatcaCACCTAGGTTTGACAAACCCTTGACAAatcatttattcaaaaaagaGTTTTCATTTTGTCATAACAATAAAGTCCATTTTGTTACAAACTTATCGTACTGATAGTTATACGGAAACACACcaataaaagattaattactttatcaGTTGATATCTAATagtgttgtaaatatttgcgaaattaattcattggaattatttatttgtgcgTATATAATAGACATTAAACTTGTTGACCGTTTCGGTACAATCCCCTTTAAGTTTGATAGACGTCACAATGGCGTCCATCTtgacagaatttttttaatttaaattgtatggtacaatattaattatttaaaattttgcatcCATTCAAACTGCTGAAATTATTGCGTTGAAGTAATCTTTATGgacagaaatttaaatattgtttattaaaatgttacttatattttttaaacattacgaaaattatttgcgttaaaaaaatgttttgaaatatttttgtattttattttgtaaattatataacttccattatttaaaagtaagttAATACGTATGTCTGTTATCCAAAATATAACCTGGAAGAAATCGAACACGAACTATAAGTACGTTTACTCTTAGTTCGCATCACACTTTATATACAACGTTAACAGTTTTTTGTTCGTAAATCTTCTAATATTGTAGTATTATGTGTTATTAGAGGTTGTAGACTCAGAAACGgcaaacgcttcgtatgtagtgacgATAAAAACTTAGAATAAACACTAAGgtcatcttttatttttcgtgTCTTTTTGATCAATCgggacgaaacctcttagcattcaatggattcaccgtgcgctgccgggtccatcgcgttgcagggagaggagcttcaacagtgcctgggatatgcgacccaggtgtatgTTTAAGGGACCCCTATATAatgcgcgttaaacgctcacctccaccgtccaagctccacTCTGtacctaatatatatataaacaacaattaAAGTAGTTTTGTGTAAAACTAAAACCTATATAATTCTGTTCTATAACGAACGCCTTCCTAACTAAATGTGAATATGATACAGTATTTATGTCCTTggcttacattttatttatttaagatactcAACGTTTTCTTGAGGGATGTCGCCATActtgcaatattttaatagattcttTATCCTGACTCTGttgttgtaaatatgtttattgtgtTCATTCGGTTTAGAAATACGTATTgtagtgtttattttgtatgcatAAGATTGCCACAATTAAGAAAACACTAAAAGTAGTAATTATGGcagatatgtaaataatttttgatcgATTTgtgatcatttttataatttgtctcgtgaatgtttgtaaaaagttatatactaaaaatactACCGACGTGTCGGTTACTTTGTCGCgatcgtgatcacggacagacatCCGTCGAAACGTCGGCGGTCGGGAgcgtgtagttttaaaataatacgtaCCTAGTAATTCAAAaagattagttttatttaattattaatgaatccTCGGGATATATTTAgatctcataaaatattacgcaCCCACGTTAGCAGtattcccaaaaaagatctCCCTATTAAAACTACAGTAACTCTAACAGACATGTATTATTGTTTCTGGTCTCTACATAATGCAAAATActgatttaaagaaaaaccaATATCCAAGGATTTAATTTAGTGTGTTACTTATTTTAGTTTCTTAGACATCATGACTAAGAGTAGGTATAATTGGACTAAAATTCTAACAAAATCTACAATCGTTGAAGAAGAAGTAATATctattgtattatgtatagaattcaaaattacaaatattttgtacaaaaatttttgaatgtaatttaGGTGcaaggaatttttatttattacgataCAAGTATATCTCATGATCTGATATATACAAGTCTTCGAGGTCTTGCTGGGGCTATCATAAATAGTAGACTCGTCGTCTTAAAAGGTAATCAAGaggattattttatgataggTTATTATTCCTCAGTTTAAAAGGTCATGATACAAAAATGATggctttattataaacaaatccAGAACTTTAACTTTAACGTCTTTAATGACTCCGAGGTATGATGTGAATATCTTCTTGATTCAATGAGGGCTTGTTAAATTTCTCGTATACTTTTCGTCTACAAAAACTTATACGTCTTTCTGACATTCTTTCATCTAATAATCTAAAATCGATAAGTATTGAGTATTTATTTCAGGTGCTGAGTCGTGTCAAAACCAAGCTTTGGGCTGCTAAATCTATATGTTCTTCACAGCTGTGACAGTACGACCCTCACACAAAGGATATCCAAATTTCTGTTATAACTCCCTTTTTTGTATGATTGAGGGTTAGACAAGcactaataattttacttttcagtCTGAACTAAACTGTTCTCATAACGATATACTCTCCAAACGAGATGACACTTCTGTACCAAAATTTCCAGGTGTCCAACGACGGTGGGTACGCTACACCTGATTACACAGCTAACCCATGTTTAATATCagcttgtaataaatataacaattccTTGAAATCTTTAACAAAACCAACAagatgtcaaataaaatttgtttttttatttctctaacaatacgagataaaaatatttaaataatctaatatttaaataaatttatctcaaaaaatttatctcataatcgattttatttctaggaatttatatcttataaggCATAGCTTTATGGTTATCGATAGCAATTAGTATTGTAATCGAAATATTCGCTCGAAGATGTGGGTGTAGactagaaatattattgatcTTGTTCGTTTGGATTCAgataagtaaatattgtacatcatcatcagcctatcggagctcactgctgagcaaaggcctcttctcacatggagaaggttagagcattaatcaccacgcttgctcgagacgggttggcgatttctatcttataatttgaaatcataagaccaggtttcctcacgatgttttccttcaccgtccatcagtggtgtctaaatactcttagaaagtacatatgactatgaaaagatcacattggtacttgccaggtttcgaacccgcgccctcacgtgtgagaggcgggcctttaacctccagacCACCACGacttgtacaaataaaattggtattttaccaaaaacaaatttttttataatattcaaagttaaataatgaataattataactattagtGATATTCAATTTCCATTACGTCCTGCTAGTTACAGATTAATGTCTATATGTTTAACACAAGTGTCTATCGCCACTACATACGAAGagtttcccgtttctcattcaataatctacctaaatactataatttacgaattaatttaagatcTACCAatgaaaaagtattatgagAGAAAGAAAATTATCTTGTTTACTCATTTTAAGTTAAACCGTTTTCGatatcacaaataataaaatatttaaattaactataaattaacttaGATAATAGACAATTATATCTACACATTAATGACaagaaaatactaaattaatttatgttgattaacattaaaaaataaaataatttaatttggtttCAATAGagcatattaattttatttaaaaataactatacgAAGTAGTATTAAGTAATATCtaaatgtatttctatttaacaaGATTCGTCTTCCtctgtaatattattacagtttTGAATAAACATCGTCAAACTAGTAAAACGAGAAAAACTCGAAACGAACGGTGTGTAGTGTCAGGATGCACTCATGATAAGTGTTCTGGACATTGGTAATAACAGATAAGCAATATAATCAGTTCGAGAACAAACAAGTACAATAAaccattgaaatataaatagaattataaattttataaatccaaTAATACTTTGTGAAGAATTACAATATCTTTATTGtacattgatatatttttgccGCCATttggataataattttacgtaaACATTTCGCCTAACATTAATGTATTgcgtcataaaataataatggcgGCAGATGCTAAtaaacatttgattttttttatgcctCAGATTCTACGTAATCGGTTTACAAtatgcaatttatataaaccaaGAGTTGTAAAATAAGGAATTGGTGTCTTTGATTtgtcaataaaacaattattgtgtgatttatattttcgattttttatatatatgtcaataaaaaatatcttttaaattacaaatattttatttttg
Proteins encoded in this region:
- the LOC133319782 gene encoding DNA repair protein Rad60, producing MSPKPKSDGKKTKKLQNMRDQFFKEFYAKGEVLVDTPEDDIKIVETTKSTCETVDLDDSFSIDDLLAKYTTKEAVKTNKRTKNAVKRKKNFRESDCDDLEYVIPPIKTRRASKKLLKCNETNDSIIIITDDLPQIITDTNNTTKPKRKRKTNAKDSIKPVTDEVQQITSGRNGGRNRRKKVSQPDQPAIVPGTTTRSSPRFRTRMTATLRAAPTEEYPTITIGNLAEYPDNSRNVPLFTEKMNEVIDLDDYSDENEELSVKVYWKNHEVHRFNIRRFQKLKNIFEHFSDKENVGQNQLLFTYDDAIIKPDDTPESIGYNIAKFIDGGVVNRTINLNRDKPTSKEKGIKIKFQFKNIKKPYEIYVEPDEKLSVAFIKCAEHLEIPLHKVKFQFDGDYITGKQTSRELEFEGGECIDVKIDEK